Proteins encoded by one window of Halosolutus amylolyticus:
- a CDS encoding AAA family ATPase: MTTTPSSLDLKQLVEKYIDDHDWGRDKAHVQNTSEAVRQLVEGLVETGSIDESAMRTVYNLCQNDNALKPETKKQRIDDLDIDANTKAPIKERIDEGTGIIGKGTYSVPIEGYEEEAFSLLATAIRSDDRTEIDAAIEEFAALEIEGIQNGIISPILYFLHPTKYPISNDRSRTGMQQFFNYEMSGRLTAYLDEVERFYEVRANYPFKEDFRHLDSFFNWIEQQESPLTESTSTPHVEIPSDVEIYWVNQHNPSEIEEEYLRAKTDGLWHHNLPKLSVGDVVFHNFDNELIGISTVADTAETYTSRGEEYYRVEVDLRSFGKPVVVDDDLKERLGQDDHRLEKYYPIDKNENLNEAYLANLSRSAAEFLLSQVDSVEATKPSDKASDAPKRIWQITPARGGTYWETWEQTGIASIGFGLDHKITDDVEDIDDVDELSEEELVEIAADTGDNHGRGMAYRFQYEIDEGDVIIAKQGRRSTSEPDVIYGIGVVTTDHHEKDFSEIHHTSIVDVDWKVTFGQSGVDVTVDSDSDSIKAYTLDTLDPEYYHQLASELAVEGDTDLDELLALVFDESTGIDESEIVTASEGADYFWISANPAIWEVDSIKDGGEVFYTAYNRKGNKRRIFGAFEEAAPGDKVLFYESHPVQAIVAEGTIVEGLHEGEHEKYDNPVKGITIEYSRPIENISWEQLTAVPDIEGAAPIKNRAQGSLFPLTEDEFETILALEDPIKDGVSQDAIDQLTAKLTTPEIEITVPDSLYFDNNDRLRREIEASLRSGKHIILTGPPGTGKTKLAQAICESATTYEQVDDYRFTTATSEWTAFDTIGGYVPSTSDGGQKLLFEPRLFLKCFRRDRVVNEWLIIDEINRSDIDKAFGQLFSVLSGDSTELPYERDRTVELLSLSESTTDEELADIIGNPDAFPVTPSWRLIATMNTYDKTSLYEMSYAFMRRFNFIHVGVPPLTNDGEVRTSLLDPNGADNYATAWLDDDETLRPVLQDIYPVIAVLWQRINEHRVIGPSIVYDIIRYLESYNDTDGEHINALTSAVVSLVYPQLEGMRPEQQKRLIRSLTDTNVATENGSVNLNLDGERLRQQASDFFGITFTDDS, translated from the coding sequence ATGACTACTACGCCTTCGTCTTTGGATCTGAAGCAGTTGGTAGAAAAATATATTGACGATCATGACTGGGGGCGAGATAAGGCCCATGTTCAGAATACGTCGGAAGCAGTCCGTCAACTGGTTGAGGGGCTCGTCGAAACAGGTTCTATCGACGAGTCGGCGATGCGAACGGTGTACAATCTGTGTCAGAACGATAACGCCCTAAAACCAGAGACGAAAAAGCAGCGGATTGACGATCTCGATATCGACGCTAACACAAAAGCTCCCATCAAGGAACGGATCGACGAAGGAACAGGTATCATCGGGAAAGGCACCTACTCTGTACCGATTGAAGGATATGAGGAGGAAGCGTTCAGCCTTCTTGCTACGGCAATCAGGTCCGATGACCGGACTGAGATTGACGCAGCAATTGAAGAGTTCGCTGCCCTCGAAATCGAAGGGATACAGAACGGAATCATTTCTCCAATCCTCTACTTTCTCCACCCAACAAAATACCCGATCAGTAACGACCGTTCACGAACCGGAATGCAGCAGTTCTTCAACTACGAGATGTCTGGTCGCCTCACAGCTTACCTTGATGAGGTAGAGCGATTCTATGAGGTTCGAGCTAACTATCCGTTCAAAGAGGATTTCCGGCATCTGGATAGTTTCTTCAATTGGATCGAACAACAGGAGTCTCCATTAACTGAGTCAACTTCGACGCCACACGTTGAGATCCCCAGTGATGTAGAAATTTACTGGGTGAATCAGCACAATCCATCTGAAATTGAGGAGGAATATCTTAGAGCAAAGACCGATGGTCTCTGGCATCACAACCTACCGAAATTGTCTGTCGGAGATGTAGTCTTCCACAACTTCGACAATGAACTCATTGGCATTTCCACTGTAGCTGATACTGCTGAAACGTACACATCACGGGGCGAGGAATACTATCGAGTAGAGGTTGATCTGCGCTCGTTCGGTAAGCCAGTGGTTGTTGACGATGACCTCAAGGAAAGACTCGGGCAAGACGATCATCGTTTAGAGAAGTATTACCCAATCGATAAGAACGAGAATCTCAACGAAGCATATTTGGCGAACCTATCCCGGTCTGCTGCGGAGTTTCTGTTAAGCCAAGTAGATTCGGTTGAGGCAACCAAACCCTCCGACAAAGCTTCAGACGCTCCGAAACGAATCTGGCAAATCACGCCTGCGAGAGGCGGCACATACTGGGAGACGTGGGAGCAAACCGGAATCGCGTCTATCGGATTCGGACTCGACCACAAGATAACGGACGACGTAGAGGACATTGACGACGTGGACGAGTTATCCGAAGAGGAACTCGTCGAGATTGCTGCAGACACCGGCGACAACCACGGTCGTGGTATGGCTTACCGGTTCCAGTACGAGATCGACGAAGGTGACGTGATAATCGCAAAACAGGGACGGCGTTCGACATCAGAACCAGACGTAATCTATGGAATTGGAGTTGTTACCACTGATCATCACGAGAAAGACTTCTCTGAGATCCATCACACAAGCATCGTTGATGTTGACTGGAAAGTGACTTTCGGGCAAAGTGGAGTAGACGTGACTGTCGATAGTGATTCTGATTCGATCAAAGCCTACACACTTGATACGCTCGACCCCGAATACTACCACCAACTAGCATCTGAACTCGCCGTAGAGGGCGACACGGACCTTGATGAGCTTCTCGCCCTCGTCTTTGATGAGTCAACTGGCATCGATGAGAGCGAAATAGTAACGGCGAGCGAGGGTGCGGACTACTTCTGGATCTCTGCTAACCCCGCGATTTGGGAAGTCGACAGCATCAAAGACGGTGGTGAGGTTTTCTATACTGCGTACAATCGCAAGGGGAACAAACGCCGAATCTTCGGCGCATTCGAGGAAGCTGCTCCCGGCGATAAGGTACTGTTCTACGAGTCTCACCCAGTCCAAGCTATCGTCGCAGAGGGTACGATCGTGGAGGGACTTCACGAAGGAGAACACGAAAAGTACGACAACCCGGTCAAGGGGATTACCATTGAGTACAGCCGCCCCATCGAAAACATCTCGTGGGAGCAACTCACCGCAGTTCCTGATATTGAGGGGGCCGCACCCATTAAAAACCGAGCTCAGGGAAGTCTCTTCCCACTCACCGAAGACGAATTCGAAACTATCCTCGCATTAGAAGACCCGATCAAAGATGGTGTCTCACAAGACGCAATCGACCAACTTACAGCGAAACTCACCACTCCTGAGATCGAAATAACCGTCCCCGACAGCCTCTACTTCGACAATAACGATCGGCTGCGACGCGAAATCGAAGCCTCACTACGGTCTGGAAAACACATTATTCTCACCGGTCCGCCTGGAACCGGGAAAACCAAACTCGCCCAAGCAATCTGTGAATCTGCAACGACCTACGAACAAGTCGATGACTACCGGTTCACGACCGCCACATCCGAATGGACCGCCTTCGACACAATCGGTGGATACGTCCCATCCACGAGCGACGGGGGTCAGAAACTCCTCTTCGAACCCCGTCTCTTCCTCAAGTGCTTTCGACGAGACCGTGTAGTCAATGAGTGGCTCATCATCGACGAAATCAACCGCTCAGATATCGACAAAGCGTTCGGTCAGCTCTTCTCAGTCCTCTCTGGCGATTCAACTGAACTCCCCTACGAACGGGATCGTACCGTCGAACTCCTCTCACTATCAGAATCGACGACCGACGAAGAACTCGCAGACATCATTGGAAATCCGGACGCCTTCCCGGTGACACCATCCTGGCGGTTAATCGCCACAATGAACACGTACGACAAAACCTCGCTGTACGAAATGTCGTACGCGTTCATGCGACGCTTCAATTTCATCCACGTTGGTGTCCCGCCGCTCACTAACGACGGCGAGGTCCGAACGTCACTCCTCGATCCAAACGGAGCTGATAACTACGCGACCGCCTGGCTTGACGACGACGAGACGCTCCGCCCAGTTCTCCAAGACATCTACCCAGTCATCGCGGTCCTGTGGCAACGCATCAACGAACACCGCGTTATCGGCCCATCAATCGTCTACGACATTATCCGGTACCTCGAATCATACAACGACACCGATGGCGAGCATATCAATGCCCTCACGTCCGCCGTCGTCTCACTCGTGTATCCACAATTGGAAGGCATGCGGCCTGAACAGCAGAAACGACTAATCCGATCACTCACCGATACAAACGTCGCTACCGAAAACGGTTCTGTTAACCTGAATCTCGACGGAGAGCGACTCCGACAGCAAGCATCTGATTTCTTCGGCATCACCTTCACGGATGACTCGTAA
- a CDS encoding AAA family ATPase, with protein sequence MRITEVALEDIKSYEGRTVVPIEGGVTAILGENGAGKSTIQEAIGFALFDSLPFNNKDFVREGASSGTVEVTFDTPTENGTERFRVTRSVGRSNYGVHRYDAESDEWIDQDIDSKSQLMDWVCVRFDVEDGDELGSLWESCIGVPQTRFLSDFSQTARNRKSTFDALLNLDAYEESWKQLKDIPDAIEKQQQDLRSDIDTLTGEVQNLPKERAEAESLAEAVDEIEARIERKEAELSEKEAEYEELEAVEAKIESLENEVKSLDQEIEATEDQLESAEEELEAAEEAQDKCEANRDGYQQYQDASDRLDELEEEEEERDALEDQRDEQREEIQSIEFRVEQLEEQSETLEEAQETLESLETEKERYEELDDRIESLKDREDDVEEFQQEIEELAAEIEETEAEIESLEETIAEIEEEWAETTDPDEIGEEINDKEVRRKQLKNERERLEEQLERLRDTDADAPCPTCDQPLNEEHRSETIEQREERIEEIEAERADLAEELEKLRERHEAANEVKQRVEKISLHQDKIESLEGDLDELGEEKERTEEELSELEDELAELPDLEAERDDLEEAYDEYQKAEFRVDEHADAPEELEEKRSELEEEQSVLDWIEDELDEFDGLDEKIAEVEETLEETEEAYQTYLQYEQQASQVEERRERVEELEDDLEELEAEFEETEAELEETQASFDEERFETLDGEIDDLKEELAGDRRSLEHKEEALTETQEEIEELEAKLEERQEKLQQLKELKADQQFATWVRENVREAGPKMREIITDRIGTRANELFRTIRGASAETLEWTSDYEIVVHDADVRKSFTTLSGGEKMAAALAVRLAILEQLASVGVAFLDEPTANLDREKKRNLVTQLKQLDSFEQLTVISHDQTFDSMTDYTVTVEKDQQSSEVTVN encoded by the coding sequence ATGAGAATCACGGAAGTCGCGTTGGAAGACATCAAGTCGTACGAAGGCCGGACAGTGGTACCGATCGAGGGCGGTGTGACGGCGATTCTCGGTGAGAACGGGGCAGGAAAATCAACGATTCAGGAAGCGATCGGATTCGCGTTATTCGATTCGCTGCCGTTCAACAACAAGGATTTCGTTCGAGAAGGCGCGAGCTCAGGGACCGTCGAGGTCACGTTCGACACGCCCACAGAAAACGGGACGGAGCGGTTCCGAGTTACTAGGTCGGTTGGCCGGTCGAACTACGGGGTGCATCGCTACGACGCTGAAAGTGATGAGTGGATAGACCAGGACATCGATTCGAAAAGCCAGTTGATGGACTGGGTATGCGTTCGGTTCGACGTTGAGGATGGCGATGAGTTAGGAAGCTTGTGGGAGTCGTGTATCGGGGTCCCGCAGACGCGGTTCCTGTCTGACTTTTCGCAGACGGCTCGGAATCGGAAATCGACGTTTGACGCGTTGCTGAATCTCGATGCGTACGAGGAATCGTGGAAGCAACTCAAAGACATCCCGGACGCGATTGAGAAGCAACAGCAGGATCTTCGGAGTGATATCGATACGCTCACTGGCGAAGTGCAGAACCTACCGAAGGAACGAGCGGAAGCAGAATCGTTGGCTGAAGCAGTTGACGAGATCGAAGCGCGTATCGAGCGGAAAGAGGCCGAGTTATCGGAGAAAGAAGCAGAGTATGAGGAGTTAGAGGCTGTCGAAGCGAAGATCGAGTCCCTCGAAAACGAGGTTAAGTCCTTGGATCAGGAAATCGAGGCGACAGAGGACCAACTGGAAAGCGCTGAGGAGGAACTTGAAGCTGCCGAGGAAGCCCAAGACAAGTGCGAGGCAAACCGCGACGGGTATCAGCAGTATCAGGATGCGAGTGATCGACTAGATGAGTTAGAAGAGGAGGAGGAAGAGCGAGACGCGCTTGAGGACCAGCGCGACGAACAGAGAGAGGAGATTCAATCGATCGAGTTCCGAGTTGAGCAGCTTGAGGAGCAGTCAGAGACGCTGGAAGAAGCACAAGAGACGTTAGAGTCGCTTGAAACTGAGAAGGAGCGGTATGAGGAACTGGATGACCGGATTGAGTCACTGAAAGACCGCGAAGACGACGTCGAGGAATTCCAGCAGGAGATCGAGGAACTCGCTGCAGAAATAGAGGAGACGGAAGCGGAGATTGAGTCGTTAGAAGAGACGATTGCCGAGATCGAAGAAGAGTGGGCGGAGACAACGGATCCGGACGAGATCGGGGAGGAGATTAACGACAAAGAGGTTCGTCGGAAACAGCTGAAGAACGAGCGGGAACGACTCGAAGAGCAGTTAGAGCGGTTGCGTGATACGGATGCTGATGCGCCGTGCCCGACGTGTGATCAGCCATTAAACGAAGAACATCGGTCGGAGACGATTGAGCAGCGAGAAGAGCGAATTGAGGAGATTGAAGCGGAGCGTGCGGATCTTGCTGAAGAGCTTGAGAAGCTCCGTGAGCGGCATGAGGCAGCGAACGAGGTCAAACAGCGCGTTGAGAAGATTTCTCTTCATCAGGACAAGATCGAGTCGTTAGAAGGCGATCTCGACGAACTCGGTGAGGAGAAAGAGAGGACTGAGGAGGAGTTGTCGGAGTTAGAAGACGAGTTAGCGGAACTCCCGGACCTCGAAGCTGAACGTGATGACTTGGAAGAGGCGTATGACGAGTACCAGAAGGCAGAGTTCCGGGTAGACGAGCACGCGGATGCACCAGAGGAGTTGGAAGAAAAGCGCTCTGAGTTAGAAGAGGAACAGTCGGTGCTTGACTGGATTGAGGATGAGTTAGACGAGTTCGACGGGCTGGATGAGAAGATCGCTGAGGTCGAGGAAACGCTAGAAGAGACGGAGGAGGCATATCAGACGTATCTACAGTACGAGCAGCAGGCGTCGCAAGTTGAGGAACGTCGGGAGAGAGTCGAGGAATTGGAAGATGACCTTGAGGAGCTCGAAGCCGAGTTCGAAGAGACGGAGGCTGAGCTGGAAGAGACACAAGCATCGTTTGATGAAGAACGCTTCGAGACGCTTGACGGAGAGATCGATGACTTGAAAGAGGAACTGGCTGGTGATCGGCGGTCATTAGAGCATAAAGAAGAAGCGCTGACCGAGACGCAAGAGGAAATCGAAGAGTTAGAGGCGAAGTTAGAGGAGCGCCAGGAGAAGTTGCAGCAGTTGAAGGAGTTGAAAGCGGATCAGCAGTTTGCTACGTGGGTACGGGAGAACGTGCGAGAAGCGGGGCCGAAGATGCGTGAGATCATTACGGATCGGATCGGTACACGAGCGAACGAGTTGTTCCGGACGATCCGTGGCGCATCCGCGGAGACGCTGGAGTGGACGAGCGATTACGAGATCGTCGTGCACGATGCGGACGTGCGGAAGTCGTTCACGACGCTGAGTGGCGGTGAAAAGATGGCGGCTGCGCTTGCAGTACGGCTTGCCATCCTTGAACAGTTGGCGTCGGTCGGGGTGGCGTTCCTCGACGAGCCGACGGCGAATCTGGACCGGGAGAAGAAGCGGAATCTGGTCACGCAGTTGAAGCAGTTGGACAGTTTTGAACAGCTTACGGTCATTAGCCACGATCAGACGTTCGATTCGATGACGGATTACACGGTCACCGTGGAGAAGGACCAGCAGTCGTCGGAGGTGACCGTGAATTAA
- a CDS encoding DNA double-strand break repair nuclease NurA, with product MPIDKHGVAAELESSVETIEAYLDDGTGIVERYQDAFQRLPEEWTSEKIRDALQQASYPGAYPTDEFDSASSLVVPHSESDGWENHEEINEWARGILRDVPVMAVDGSQLPPTTEFNVPLAYVQAAWAVNYHHADGRLDRGVDGRLLTPDEITQESEDGDYRFVDSQLVGHHRFEYEGSLLIKQLVNLAAARDAGDIEHTPIVFYDGPLIASFANPLKPETRDRYISTLSRVIAASQHHEIPLVGYVAGTSATELVKMTRLLLQDEFETDRVIPDAHVLTELMSPWGDTTIPFISKRDGSVDALQTTYEGERYEFRDDILFSYLNVPPGAGLDRIEFPGWLCRSDGPAGYDSMYEYTVEIVRAEAGVGRGYPEILQQADSDAVLDHQDRQQFHRIVQRWADSNDVPLEWNAKALSKELRRR from the coding sequence ATGCCGATCGACAAACACGGGGTTGCTGCCGAGTTGGAGTCCAGCGTTGAGACAATCGAAGCGTATCTGGACGATGGTACGGGGATCGTCGAGCGGTATCAAGACGCGTTCCAGCGGCTCCCTGAGGAGTGGACGAGCGAGAAGATACGTGACGCGTTACAGCAGGCGTCATATCCTGGAGCGTACCCGACCGACGAGTTCGATTCCGCTAGCAGTCTCGTTGTCCCCCATTCCGAAAGTGATGGGTGGGAAAACCACGAGGAGATCAACGAGTGGGCGCGCGGGATTCTCCGTGATGTGCCGGTTATGGCTGTCGACGGGTCGCAACTCCCACCAACTACAGAGTTCAACGTGCCTCTGGCGTACGTGCAGGCGGCGTGGGCGGTCAATTACCATCATGCCGACGGGCGACTCGACCGAGGTGTCGACGGGCGACTGTTGACACCCGACGAGATCACGCAGGAATCAGAGGACGGAGATTACCGGTTCGTCGATTCGCAACTCGTTGGCCACCACCGATTCGAATACGAGGGCTCGTTACTCATCAAACAACTCGTAAACCTGGCAGCTGCTCGTGATGCCGGTGACATAGAACACACGCCGATCGTGTTCTATGACGGGCCGCTGATCGCATCGTTTGCGAATCCGTTGAAGCCGGAGACGCGCGATCGATACATATCGACGCTAAGCCGGGTGATCGCGGCGAGTCAACACCACGAAATCCCGCTGGTTGGATACGTTGCGGGCACGAGCGCGACTGAACTCGTGAAGATGACGCGACTCCTATTGCAGGATGAGTTCGAGACTGATCGCGTCATCCCAGATGCGCACGTCTTGACCGAGTTGATGAGTCCGTGGGGCGATACGACGATTCCGTTTATATCGAAGCGTGATGGGAGTGTTGACGCGTTACAGACGACGTATGAGGGCGAGCGGTACGAGTTCCGGGACGATATCCTATTTTCGTACCTGAACGTCCCGCCTGGTGCCGGTCTCGACCGGATCGAGTTCCCCGGTTGGCTATGTCGAAGCGACGGGCCTGCTGGGTATGACTCGATGTACGAATACACTGTTGAAATCGTTCGTGCAGAGGCCGGTGTCGGGCGGGGATACCCTGAAATTCTCCAGCAGGCCGATAGTGACGCCGTACTCGATCACCAAGATCGTCAACAGTTCCACCGGATTGTCCAGCGGTGGGCTGACTCAAATGACGTGCCGCTCGAATGGAACGCGAAAGCACTCAGTAAGGAACTCCGCCGCCGATGA
- a CDS encoding type II toxin-antitoxin system antitoxin SocA domain-containing protein, protein MPRIDQIDRRTDVVFILFHHAGSIHGITKLQKLLFLVEEETEFFKEYGDELAFEFTAHKMGPFSQHVYEEIRFLQQLKAIETEPMPGEPDDEALTNKVFHITPKGEKIASELSNRLEDEYDNELKELVETYNSMKLRELLRYVYKEYPAFTTESEIKDEILAEAS, encoded by the coding sequence ATGCCACGGATCGACCAAATAGACCGACGAACCGACGTGGTGTTCATTCTTTTCCACCATGCGGGATCGATTCACGGCATCACGAAGCTCCAGAAACTCCTCTTCCTAGTTGAGGAGGAAACTGAGTTTTTCAAGGAATACGGCGACGAATTAGCTTTCGAGTTCACCGCCCACAAAATGGGACCGTTCTCACAGCATGTTTATGAGGAAATTCGCTTCCTCCAGCAATTAAAGGCGATTGAGACAGAACCAATGCCGGGCGAACCCGACGACGAAGCGTTAACAAACAAAGTGTTTCATATCACTCCGAAAGGAGAGAAAATAGCATCAGAACTATCAAATAGACTTGAAGACGAATACGATAACGAGCTCAAAGAGTTAGTTGAGACATATAACTCAATGAAGCTGCGAGAACTACTTCGATACGTCTACAAGGAATATCCCGCGTTCACAACAGAATCAGAGATCAAGGATGAGATATTAGCAGAGGCCTCATAA
- a CDS encoding HNH endonuclease, with the protein MAPNRLRSIVPMFGGRTRYVETLDAVLEFVAAHHPTTDELVGWHRGSFQNVSSRDSIMRRVSYLQQVGFLRQTNDHWGLGDPGREYIEQGDVGTLLRIMCDRNVGLRSLLYALSAGPMTLGEVSDQQLDTHPELGWSRGETDMARQRVNWLRSMGLVEERGDAFMLTNEGRSFVENAVAEWGDSDWAPSMDDEVMSAGTYATTIHARAVDPEFRATVISRHDQECPISGVDHPGLLDVAHVLSWSDYPEYRADLMNVLPLSKTHHAAFDRGLFTIDRDYRLHVNPSFKTQSELLQRTIIEQDGERVPLRNKILNPEYLAQHNASLAWV; encoded by the coding sequence ATGGCTCCGAATCGTCTGCGTAGTATTGTCCCGATGTTCGGTGGTAGGACGCGGTATGTTGAGACGTTGGATGCGGTGCTTGAGTTCGTGGCGGCGCATCACCCGACGACGGATGAACTCGTAGGGTGGCATCGTGGTTCATTCCAGAACGTGTCGAGTCGGGACTCGATTATGCGCCGGGTGAGTTATTTACAGCAGGTCGGGTTCCTCCGCCAGACGAACGACCATTGGGGACTCGGTGATCCTGGCCGTGAGTACATTGAGCAGGGTGATGTGGGGACGTTGCTTCGCATTATGTGTGATCGGAATGTTGGGCTTCGGAGTCTGCTGTATGCGTTGTCGGCTGGGCCGATGACGCTTGGGGAGGTGAGTGACCAGCAGTTGGATACGCATCCGGAGTTAGGGTGGAGTCGTGGGGAGACGGATATGGCTCGTCAGCGAGTGAATTGGTTGCGGAGCATGGGGCTCGTCGAGGAGCGAGGCGACGCGTTCATGTTGACGAATGAAGGCCGGTCGTTCGTCGAGAACGCTGTTGCGGAATGGGGTGATTCAGACTGGGCGCCGTCAATGGACGACGAGGTAATGAGTGCTGGGACGTACGCGACGACGATTCACGCTCGTGCGGTTGATCCTGAGTTCCGTGCGACGGTGATTTCGCGTCATGACCAAGAATGCCCGATCTCGGGTGTTGATCACCCTGGGTTGTTGGACGTGGCTCACGTATTATCGTGGAGTGACTACCCGGAGTACAGGGCGGATTTGATGAACGTACTCCCGCTGAGTAAGACGCATCACGCTGCGTTCGACCGTGGCCTGTTCACGATCGATCGAGACTACCGACTGCACGTAAATCCGTCGTTCAAGACGCAAAGCGAGTTGTTACAGCGAACGATTATCGAGCAAGACGGTGAACGAGTCCCGCTTCGAAATAAGATCCTGAATCCGGAGTACCTTGCGCAGCACAACGCGTCACTCGCGTGGGTGTAG
- a CDS encoding metallophosphoesterase family protein, producing the protein MLTFGHIADTHLGHRQYGLNQREDDMVSSTRTAFQEMVEKRETEAIVLPGDLFHSRDLRPKVLHQTEQELDQIPDDVPVLASRGNHDENLTPRDVTWLNYLHQRGQVVFLKADLDADPDTARFEPYDPEDPGEYAGFYDLNREEFDGPVRVFGLQWRGAKTGKALQQVANGIQAANEEYGEPAFTVLLAHFGMEDEVPTLGGTVTHTELRGVKEVVDYLALGHIHKRYEAGDWIYNPGSPEAHNTREGRDDWEHGYYSVNLSPDASGSDESVNYEVAHHESKRRPYYRIEFDVTPHESPGELESAFQEHVQGEQSAVKEYCGQSKYTARGEPRDPILDLRFTGTLQFSRGDFRTDELAAYAEETCEALYVQVNTGIRTANVQQLISEIDEGEVFKDGQLNTAALEDSVFETIAQESMYAENASDVADVLGDAHQMAQAEEAVEDIQDSVSSARRDLFPELADDVVLDIDEDPFADGDAAETEGEESRTETDEAAEVVNE; encoded by the coding sequence ATGTTAACATTTGGACACATCGCGGACACACACCTGGGCCATCGACAGTATGGACTGAACCAACGTGAGGACGACATGGTGTCGTCTACACGCACCGCTTTCCAAGAAATGGTTGAGAAGCGCGAGACTGAGGCGATCGTGTTACCAGGGGACCTGTTCCATTCTCGGGATCTCCGCCCAAAAGTTCTCCATCAGACCGAGCAAGAACTCGACCAGATACCGGACGACGTTCCAGTCCTGGCTTCGCGTGGGAACCACGACGAGAATTTGACGCCGCGTGACGTAACGTGGCTGAATTACCTGCACCAACGCGGTCAAGTTGTCTTCCTGAAAGCCGATCTGGATGCGGATCCGGATACGGCTCGATTCGAACCGTACGATCCCGAGGATCCGGGCGAGTACGCGGGGTTCTATGACCTCAATAGGGAGGAGTTCGATGGTCCGGTTCGTGTGTTCGGGTTGCAGTGGCGTGGCGCGAAAACGGGGAAGGCGCTTCAGCAAGTGGCGAATGGGATCCAAGCAGCGAACGAGGAGTACGGTGAGCCGGCGTTCACGGTATTGCTGGCGCACTTCGGGATGGAAGACGAGGTGCCGACGTTAGGTGGGACAGTGACGCACACCGAACTGCGGGGGGTAAAGGAGGTCGTGGATTACCTTGCGCTCGGGCATATCCACAAACGGTACGAGGCCGGTGACTGGATCTACAACCCCGGTTCACCAGAAGCACACAATACGCGTGAAGGACGGGATGACTGGGAACACGGATACTATTCGGTGAACCTGAGTCCCGATGCGTCCGGAAGCGATGAGTCGGTTAACTACGAGGTGGCGCATCACGAGTCGAAGCGCCGGCCGTACTACCGTATCGAGTTCGATGTGACGCCGCACGAGTCGCCAGGCGAGTTAGAGTCGGCGTTCCAGGAGCACGTGCAAGGCGAACAGTCGGCGGTCAAGGAGTACTGTGGGCAGTCGAAGTATACGGCGCGCGGTGAGCCGCGAGATCCGATTCTTGATCTGCGGTTCACAGGAACCCTGCAGTTTAGCCGCGGGGACTTCCGAACAGACGAACTCGCGGCGTACGCGGAAGAGACGTGTGAAGCGCTGTACGTTCAGGTGAATACTGGGATTCGGACTGCGAACGTGCAGCAACTCATCTCGGAGATTGATGAGGGAGAGGTGTTCAAAGACGGTCAGTTGAACACGGCAGCGTTGGAGGATAGCGTGTTCGAGACGATCGCGCAGGAGTCAATGTACGCTGAGAACGCGTCGGATGTAGCTGACGTGCTAGGTGACGCACATCAGATGGCGCAAGCCGAAGAAGCGGTTGAGGACATCCAAGACTCGGTTAGTTCAGCGCGGCGGGATCTGTTCCCGGAGTTAGCTGACGACGTCGTCCTCGATATTGATGAGGATCCGTTCGCGGATGGTGACGCTGCGGAAACTGAGGGTGAGGAGTCACGTACTGAGACTGATGAGGCTGCGGAGGTGGTGAACGAATGA